The proteins below come from a single Papaver somniferum cultivar HN1 chromosome 11, ASM357369v1, whole genome shotgun sequence genomic window:
- the LOC113322226 gene encoding F-box/kelch-repeat protein At3g06240-like, with the protein MSRLSIPQDIQEEILLRLPVKSILCFKSVCKTWCELLSSRKFIKDHLNLATKNQLTNTKIMIGLSHDMYAADDIFYSIDYASILYGAVVMDYPNDNNNNAITHSIRHFIVGSCNGLILLLTEDSEKLFLWNPSTREYKEIIRAPTAVENLSYGFGYDFKTDNYKLVCIATGRSDDDGELDSFSEVYSYTAGSWSRGENIPYVYSDVTGGVLLNGALHWLGEDASHWSDDTATRKETIICFDINSEKFMDLQLPEETMTCPEEKFNIHVLGDSLCLICGVRNVRVDVWVMQNYGVRESWTKQFIITQKEIIADPHSLKIYGSVKDSGILIQVGDGLGLYDPKNDNIRTLNINGIIDGSFCSENYVESLVSVNSGIYMGTVDKKHSKDASEIQDSHHLNKNSQITMEAAQDKEAKRKRNELTESSSSSKRKRASSENQEMDAVNSSLRGVNNVFLIDVNAVVLEGVDVILADVHAANHEGSVAAFGGVNVIPGGINTVYHHELLKAY; encoded by the coding sequence ATGTCAAGATTAAGTATTCCTCAAGACATCCAAGAAGAGATTTTATTAAGGTTACCTGTGAAATCCATCTTATGTTTCAAGTCCGTATGCAAGACCTGGTGTGAATTACTATCTAGTCGTAAATTTATAAAGGATCACCTTAACCTTGCCACCAAAAATCAACTTACAAACACAAAAATTATGATCGGTTTGAGTCATGATATGTACGCtgctgatgatatattttattccaTAGATTATGCTTCAATATTATACGGAGCTGTTGTGATGGATTACCCAAACGACAATAATAATAATGCTATAACTCACAGTATTCGCCATTTTATTGTGGGATCTTGCAATGGCTTGATTTTATTATTGACCGAAGATAGTGAAAAATTATTTCTTTGGAACCCATCCACAAGAGAGTACAAGGAAATCATAAGAGCACCGACGGCCGTAGAAAACCTTTCCTATGGGTTTGGTTACGATTTCAAAACTGATAATTACAAGTTGGTATGCATTGCAACTGGCCGGTCTGATGATGATGGCGAGCTTGACAGTTTTTCTGAAGTTTATTCATACACAGCTGGTTCATGGAGTAGAGGCGAAAACATCCCTTATGTGTATTCTGATGTAACCGGTGGTGTGCTTCTGAATGGTGCTCTTCATTGGTTAGGTGAAGATGCTTCTCATTGGTCAGACGATACCGCCACCCGTAAAGAAACTATAATTTGCTTCGATATTAACAGTGAGAAGTTCATGGATTTGCAACTTCCAGAAGAAACTATGACATGTCCAGAAGAGAAATTTAATATCCATGTGCTGGGAGATTCCCTTTGCTTAATTTGTGGTGTCCGTAACGTTCGTGTTGATGTATGGGTTATGCAAAATTATGGAGTGAGAGAATCTTGGACAAAGCAATTCATCATTACCCAAAAAGAAATTATTGCAGATCCCCATTCGTTAAAGATCTATGGCTCTGTTAAAGATAGTGGGATTCTAATACAGGTTGGTGACGGTCTCGGTTTATACGACCCAAAGAATGATAACATTAGAACCCTGAATATAAACGGCATCATCGATGGTAGTTTTTGCTCGGAGAATTACGTGGAGAGCTTAGTTTCAGTGAATTCAGGTATTTATATGGGTACAGTGGACAAAAAACATTCCAAAGATGCTAGTGAAATTCAAGATTCTCATCATTTGAATAAAAACTCCCAAATTACAATGGAAGCTGCTCAAGACAAAGAAGCGAAACGCAAACGTAATGAATTAACTGAAAGTAGTAGTAGTTCAAAAAGAAAACGAGCATCTTCtgaaaaccaagaaatggatgcTGTTAATTCGTCTCTTAGAGGTGTCAATAATGTGTTTCTCATAGACGTTAATGCCGTTGTTCTTGAAGGTGTTGATGTTATTCTTGCAGATGTTCATGCTGCTAACCATGAAGGTAGTGTCGCTGCCTTTGGAGGTGTTAATGTTATTCCTGGAGGTATTAATACTGTTTATCATCATGAACTTCTTAAGGCGTATTAA